One Falco naumanni isolate bFalNau1 chromosome 12, bFalNau1.pat, whole genome shotgun sequence genomic region harbors:
- the FOSL2 gene encoding fos-related antigen 2 — translation MYQDYPGNFDTSSRGSSGSPGHPETYSTGAAQQKFRVDMPGSGSAFIPTINAITTSQDLQWMVQPTVITSMSSPYSRSHPYSHPLPPLSSVAGHTALQRPGVIKTIGTTVGRRRRDEQLSPEEEEKRRIRRERNKLAAAKCRNRRRELTEKLQAETEVLEEEKSVLQKEIAELQKEKEKLEFMLVAHSPVCKISPEERRSPPSSSLQSVRTGASGAVVVKQEPVEEEIPSSSLVLDKGQRSVIKPISIAGGFYGEEALNTPIVVTSTPAITPGSSNLVFTYPNVLDQESPLSPSESCSKAHRRSSSSGDQSSDSLNSPTLLAL, via the exons ATGTACCAGGACTACCCCGGGAACTTCGACACCTCCTCCAGAGGCAGCAGCGGCTCCCCGGGACACCCCGAGACCTACTCCACCGGCGCAGCCCAGCAG AAATTTCGAGTAGATATGCCAGGATCAGGCAGTGCTTTTATCCCTACGATCAACGCCATCACAACCAGCCAAGACCTGCAGTGGATGGTCCAGCCTACCGTCATCACCTCCATGTCAAGCCCTTACTCTCGTTCGCACCCCTACAGCCACCCGCTGCCCCCGCTGTCTTCCGTGGCTGGACACACGGCCCTTCAGCGCCCTGGGGTCATCAAAACCATCGGGACCACAGTGGGCCGGAGACGAAGAGATGAGCAG CTGTCGcctgaggaagaagagaagcGAAGGATCCGGAGAGAGAGGAACAAGCTGGCAGCTGCTAAGTGTCGTAACAGGCGTCGAGAGCTAACAGAGAAACTCCAGGCG GAAACTGAAGTGCTGGAAGAGGAGAAGTCAGTGCTGCAAAAGGAGATCGCTGAGCtccagaaggagaaggagaagctggAGTTTATGCTGGTGGCTCACAGCCCTGTGTGCAAAATCAGCCCTGAGGAACGTCGGAGCCCACCATCCAGCAGTCTCCAGAGTGTTCGGACTGGAGCAAGCGGAGCGGTGGTGGTGAAGCAGGAGCCTGTGGAGGAAGAGATCCCATCTTCCTCTTTGGTCCTTGACAAAGGCCAGAGGTCTGTCATTAAGCCCATCAGCATTGCTGGAGGTTTTTATGGGGAGGAGGCACTCAACACTCCCATCGTGGTGACCTCAACACCAGCCATCACTCCTGGCTCTTCCAACTTGGTGTTCACCTACCCCAATGTGTTGGATCAGGAGTCTCCTCTCTCCCCGTCCGAGTCCTGCTCCAAAGCTCACcggaggagcagcagcagtggtgacCAGTCCTCGGATTCCTTGAACTCTCCCACCTTGCTGGCATTGTAA